The genomic DNA CGGCCACCGCCTCGCCCTCGGCCACGCGCAGGCTCACGTCCCAGAGCGCGGTGAAGTGGCCGTAGCCCGCCGTGATGCCGGCGAGCTCTAGCATGCGATGCCCGGCATCACGTGAGCACCACCTTCTCGCCCAGATAGGCTTCGATGACCTGCGGGTGCTCGGCGATCTCGAGGGGCGGCCCCTCGGCGATCTTCTCGCCGTGGTCGAGCACCACGATGCGGTCCACCACCCGCATCAGGGTCGCCATGATGTGCTCGACCCAGACGATGGTGATCCCGAGGTCGCGGCGGATGCGCTTGAGCAGCTCGGCGGCGTCGTGCATCTCCGACGGATCGAGCCCGCCCAGGCTCTCGTCGGCCAGGAGCAGGCGGGGGCCGGTGGCCAGCGCTCGCGCCAGCTCGAGCTTCTTCAACCCGCCGGCGCCGAGCGAGGTGGTGGCCACCTCGGGGTCCGTGGGCAGCCCCACCAGCTCCAGCATCTCGCGCGCCCGGACCCGGGCCTGCGCCTCCGTGTTGGGCTGGTTGGTTCCGTAGTGGGCGGCCACGGAGACGTTCTCGAGGATGGAGAGCTTGCGGAACGGCCGGGGGATCTGAAAGGTCCGGGCTATGCCTCGATGGCAGATCTTGTCGGGGGTGAGCCCCCCGATCTCTTCCCCGCGGAGGCGGACGGAACCGGCCGTGGGCGGCAGCGCACCCGACACGCAATTGAACAGCGTCGTCTTTCCGGAGCCATTGGGCCCGATCAGTCCGAGGATCTCGCCCTCCCGCACCTCGAACGACACCCCGTTGAGCGCCGTAAAGCCACCGAACCGCTTCGTGAGCCCGGAGACCGTCAGCATGTCCGAGCGCGCCTACCGGCCGTGGCTCGAGCGCGAGCGAAGCCGGCGCAAT from Candidatus Methylomirabilota bacterium includes the following:
- a CDS encoding ABC transporter ATP-binding protein gives rise to the protein MLTVSGLTKRFGGFTALNGVSFEVREGEILGLIGPNGSGKTTLFNCVSGALPPTAGSVRLRGEEIGGLTPDKICHRGIARTFQIPRPFRKLSILENVSVAAHYGTNQPNTEAQARVRAREMLELVGLPTDPEVATTSLGAGGLKKLELARALATGPRLLLADESLGGLDPSEMHDAAELLKRIRRDLGITIVWVEHIMATLMRVVDRIVVLDHGEKIAEGPPLEIAEHPQVIEAYLGEKVVLT